The Candidatus Eisenbacteria bacterium genome window below encodes:
- a CDS encoding sigma 54-interacting transcriptional regulator, which produces MSDLLFAWVGMADLKGPLEDSEAGSGPIAQAVLWRDFDEVHLLGNLPEESTAVYAAWLRGKARGKVIVHEALLSGPTRFGEIYERASAVVAGVIEGRRDGRLTFHLSPGTPAMAAVWIILGKTRFPAELIESSRDHGVRVADVPFDISADFLPDLLRAPDREVERLAAGLPPESPAFADILHRSKVMDEVILLARRVAPRTVPVLIEGESGTGKELLARAIHEAGPRRDGPFVAVNCGAIPENLIESELFGHKKGAFTGAGADRAGHFRAADGGTLFLDEAGELPPPAQVKLLRVLQEGEIVPVGESRPVRADVRIIAATNRNLLARVASGDFRSDLFYRLAVAVIPLPPLRERPGDVGLLIDRLLEKINRESAGEPGHEDKKLTASARNLLLHHSWPGNVRELTNTLLRAAIWTAGPRIGAEDVRRALLDSPGARAETVLDRPMGEGFNLSDLLADVARHYLRRALDEAGGNKTRAAELTGLPSYQTLTNWLRKYGIDSGI; this is translated from the coding sequence ATGAGCGATCTCCTCTTCGCCTGGGTCGGGATGGCCGATCTGAAGGGGCCTCTGGAGGATTCGGAGGCGGGATCCGGGCCGATCGCCCAGGCGGTCCTCTGGCGCGATTTCGACGAGGTGCACCTCCTCGGCAACCTCCCGGAGGAGAGCACGGCGGTCTACGCCGCCTGGCTCCGGGGCAAGGCGAGGGGGAAGGTGATCGTCCATGAGGCGCTCCTCAGCGGTCCCACCCGCTTCGGTGAGATTTACGAGCGCGCGTCGGCGGTGGTGGCGGGCGTGATCGAGGGGCGACGGGACGGGCGGCTCACCTTTCATCTCTCCCCGGGCACGCCGGCGATGGCGGCGGTCTGGATCATCCTCGGGAAGACCCGCTTCCCCGCCGAGTTGATCGAGTCCTCCCGCGACCACGGCGTCCGCGTCGCCGACGTCCCCTTCGACATCTCCGCCGACTTTCTCCCCGATCTCCTGCGCGCCCCGGACCGCGAAGTGGAGCGTCTCGCCGCCGGGCTCCCGCCGGAGTCCCCCGCCTTCGCCGACATCCTCCACAGGAGCAAGGTGATGGATGAGGTGATCCTCCTCGCCCGCCGCGTCGCCCCGCGCACCGTGCCGGTGCTGATCGAGGGGGAGTCGGGGACGGGGAAGGAACTGCTCGCGCGCGCGATCCACGAGGCGGGGCCGCGCCGGGACGGCCCCTTCGTCGCGGTGAACTGCGGCGCCATCCCGGAGAACCTGATCGAGTCGGAATTGTTCGGACATAAAAAGGGGGCGTTCACCGGCGCCGGCGCCGACCGGGCGGGACACTTCCGCGCCGCCGACGGCGGGACCCTCTTTCTCGACGAGGCGGGGGAACTGCCGCCGCCGGCTCAGGTGAAGCTCCTCCGTGTCCTGCAGGAGGGAGAGATCGTGCCGGTCGGCGAGAGCCGCCCGGTCCGCGCCGACGTCCGGATCATCGCCGCCACCAACCGGAACCTCCTCGCCCGCGTCGCCTCCGGCGATTTCCGCTCCGATCTCTTCTACAGGCTCGCCGTGGCGGTGATTCCCCTGCCGCCCCTTCGCGAGCGGCCGGGGGACGTGGGGCTCCTGATCGACCGCCTCCTCGAGAAAATCAACCGGGAGAGCGCCGGCGAGCCGGGGCACGAGGATAAGAAACTTACCGCATCCGCAAGAAATCTTCTTCTCCATCACTCCTGGCCGGGGAACGTCCGGGAGCTGACCAACACCCTGCTCCGCGCGGCGATCTGGACGGCGGGGCCGAGGATCGGCGCCGAGGACGTCCGCCGCGCCCTCCTCGACTCGCCGGGGGCGCGCGCCGAGACGGTCCTCGATCGTCCCATGGGAGAAGGGTTTAACCTCTCCGATCTCCTCGCGGACGTGGCCCGCCACTACCTCCGTCGCGCCCTCGACGAGGCGGGCGGCAACAAGACCCGCGCCGCCGAACTGACCGGCCTCCCCAGCTACCAAACCCTCACCAACTGGCTCCGCAAGTACGGCATCGATTCCGGCATCTGA
- a CDS encoding endonuclease domain-containing protein: MDGKRAFRRTLRKHQTDAEGLLWKRLRDRRLLGYKFRRQRSIGPYVVDFVCLEIKVVVELDGGQHGESATEKYDRRRDKYLESEGFRVLRFWNHQVMMETEAVLHSILRVLEEEGEPSP, from the coding sequence GTGGATGGGAAAAGGGCATTCCGTCGAACACTCCGCAAGCATCAGACGGATGCGGAAGGACTTCTCTGGAAACGGCTCCGTGATCGCCGCCTTCTGGGATACAAGTTTCGCCGGCAGCGTTCTATCGGTCCCTACGTGGTCGATTTCGTATGCTTGGAAATAAAAGTAGTCGTCGAACTGGACGGCGGACAGCACGGGGAGAGCGCGACGGAGAAATATGATCGACGGCGAGACAAGTATCTGGAAAGCGAGGGATTCCGCGTCCTGCGATTCTGGAATCATCAAGTCATGATGGAAACGGAGGCGGTGTTGCATTCGATTCTTCGGGTGCTGGAAGAAGAAGGGGAACCCTCACCCTGA
- a CDS encoding ADP-ribosylglycohydrolase family protein has product MNDEDKILSRAQGALLGQLAGDSLGSLVEFRRAEEIRLEYPEGVRELADGGTWNTIAGQPTDDSEMALGLARMLVERRGYDREGARAVYVEWIDSGPFDCGNTIAQGLRGRPNEESQANGALMRISPLGVFGAFRAIGEVAALAEEDASLTHPHPVCRQANALFAAAIARAVKDGLSPDALYMETIARAEERGIDPSLMEALRGAADSPPADYSRLQGWALIAFQNAFWQLLHAPDLEEGVVDTVMRGGDTDTNAAIGGALLGAVHGREAIPAQWEKAILSCRPRRGDPRVRHPRPERYWPADALELAERLLDAGRGEGSS; this is encoded by the coding sequence ATGAATGACGAGGACAAGATCCTCTCCCGCGCACAGGGCGCCCTTCTCGGGCAGCTCGCCGGGGATTCGCTCGGGTCGCTGGTCGAGTTCCGGCGGGCGGAGGAGATCCGGTTGGAATATCCGGAGGGGGTTCGGGAACTCGCGGACGGCGGGACGTGGAACACCATAGCCGGGCAGCCGACGGACGATTCGGAGATGGCCCTCGGGCTGGCGCGGATGCTGGTGGAGCGCCGTGGGTACGACCGGGAGGGGGCGCGGGCGGTCTACGTGGAGTGGATCGACTCCGGTCCCTTCGACTGCGGGAACACCATCGCCCAAGGTCTCCGCGGCCGCCCGAACGAGGAGAGCCAGGCGAACGGCGCGCTCATGCGGATCAGCCCCCTCGGCGTCTTCGGCGCTTTTCGCGCGATCGGTGAGGTCGCCGCCCTCGCCGAGGAGGACGCCTCCCTCACCCATCCCCACCCGGTCTGCCGGCAGGCGAACGCGCTCTTCGCGGCGGCGATCGCCCGGGCGGTGAAGGACGGCCTCTCGCCGGACGCCCTTTATATGGAAACGATCGCGCGCGCGGAGGAGCGGGGCATCGATCCCTCTCTGATGGAGGCGCTTCGCGGCGCGGCGGACTCGCCTCCCGCGGACTATTCCCGCCTGCAGGGATGGGCGCTGATCGCCTTCCAGAACGCCTTTTGGCAGCTTCTTCACGCGCCGGATCTCGAGGAGGGGGTGGTCGACACGGTGATGCGCGGCGGCGACACCGACACCAACGCCGCGATCGGCGGCGCCCTTCTCGGCGCGGTCCACGGGCGCGAAGCGATCCCCGCACAGTGGGAGAAGGCGATCCTCTCCTGCCGCCCGCGCCGAGGCGACCCCCGCGTTCGCCATCCCCGTCCCGAGCGTTACTGGCCGGCGGACGCCCTCGAACTGGCGGAGAGGCTTCTCGACGCGGGGCGGGGCGAGGGCTCTTCGTAA